Proteins encoded within one genomic window of Mesobacillus subterraneus:
- the rpmE gene encoding 50S ribosomal protein L31 yields the protein MKSGIHPNYKTVKVTCACGNEFETGSVKNEIRVETCSECHPFYTGRQKFAEAGGRVDRFNKKYGLKNNQ from the coding sequence ATGAAATCAGGAATTCATCCAAACTACAAAACAGTTAAGGTGACTTGCGCATGCGGAAACGAATTCGAAACTGGTTCTGTTAAGAACGAGATTCGCGTTGAAACTTGCTCTGAGTGCCACCCATTCTATACTGGACGTCAGAAGTTTGCTGAAGCTGGCGGACGTGTTGACCGCTTCAACAAGAAATACGGTCTTAAAAACAACCAGTAA
- a CDS encoding thymidine kinase: MYVMKQSGWIELICGSMFSGKSEELIRRVRRTQFAKQKIAVFKPAIDNRYSEESVVSHNGTAVTAKPIANSIDIFKHINPEIDVIAIDEVQFFDNEILQVIQHLADSGYRVIVAGLDQDFRGEPFGQMPALMAVAENVTKLQAVCAVCGSPSSRTQRLINGKPASYDDPIILVGASESYEPRCRHHHEVPKSPNELKIKNTTTESLT, translated from the coding sequence ATGTACGTTATGAAACAAAGCGGTTGGATTGAATTGATCTGCGGCAGCATGTTTTCCGGTAAATCCGAAGAACTGATCCGCCGAGTGCGCAGAACTCAATTCGCCAAGCAAAAAATTGCTGTATTCAAACCCGCGATTGATAACCGCTACAGCGAAGAATCGGTTGTATCACACAACGGAACTGCAGTTACTGCAAAGCCTATTGCCAACTCTATTGATATTTTTAAGCATATCAACCCTGAAATCGATGTCATTGCCATCGATGAAGTGCAATTTTTTGACAATGAAATCCTGCAGGTGATCCAGCATCTTGCAGACAGCGGCTACCGCGTAATCGTTGCCGGACTTGACCAAGATTTCCGCGGCGAGCCATTCGGACAGATGCCTGCATTGATGGCCGTTGCCGAAAATGTGACCAAGCTTCAAGCTGTATGTGCAGTATGTGGATCGCCATCTAGCCGGACACAGCGTTTGATCAACGGCAAGCCAGCCTCTTATGATGATCCAATCATTCTCGTTGGCGCCTCCGAATCGTACGAACCACGATGCAGACACCATCATGAAGTTCCTAAATCACCAAACGAGCTGAAGATCAAGAACACGACGACGGAAAGCTTAACATAG
- the prfA gene encoding peptide chain release factor 1 — protein sequence MFDRLQSVEDRYERLNELLSDPEVVNDSKKLREYSKEQSDIQETVMAYREYKEVKEQLTDAKAMLEEKLDADMREMVKEEISELEPQIEELEARIKILLIPKDPNDDKNVIMEIRGAAGGDEAALFAGDLYRMYSRYAESQGWKTEVIDASTTGVGGFKEIIFMINGNGAYSKMKFENGAHRVQRVPETESGGRIHTSTATVACLPEAEEVEIELHDKDIRFDAFASSGAGGQSVNTTMSAAVRLTHIPTGIVVSCQDEKSQHKNKDKAMKVLRARVYDKFQQEAQAEYDQVRKSAVGTGDRSERIRTYNFPQNRVTDHRIGLTIQKLDQILQGKMDEIIEALIMEDQSQRLESANND from the coding sequence GTGTTTGATCGTCTTCAATCAGTTGAGGATCGTTATGAAAGATTGAATGAGTTATTGAGTGACCCGGAAGTTGTCAATGATTCCAAGAAGCTCCGCGAGTATTCAAAAGAGCAGTCTGACATCCAGGAAACAGTCATGGCTTACCGTGAGTACAAGGAAGTTAAAGAGCAGCTGACAGATGCGAAAGCCATGCTCGAGGAAAAGCTCGATGCAGACATGCGTGAGATGGTAAAGGAAGAAATCTCCGAGCTCGAACCACAAATCGAGGAGCTTGAAGCTCGCATCAAGATTCTTCTTATCCCTAAAGACCCTAATGATGACAAAAACGTTATCATGGAAATCCGTGGCGCTGCTGGCGGCGATGAAGCTGCTTTATTTGCCGGTGACCTTTACAGGATGTACAGCCGTTATGCTGAATCACAGGGATGGAAAACGGAAGTCATCGATGCCAGCACGACTGGCGTGGGCGGCTTTAAAGAAATCATCTTCATGATCAATGGCAATGGCGCTTATTCTAAAATGAAGTTCGAAAACGGTGCCCACCGAGTACAACGTGTTCCGGAAACGGAATCAGGCGGCCGTATCCATACTTCAACTGCTACGGTTGCATGTCTTCCTGAAGCGGAAGAAGTGGAAATTGAGCTGCACGATAAAGACATCCGTTTTGATGCCTTTGCATCAAGCGGCGCCGGTGGACAGTCTGTTAACACGACAATGTCAGCAGCTGTACGTCTGACACATATACCAACTGGAATCGTTGTATCGTGCCAGGATGAAAAATCACAGCACAAGAACAAAGACAAGGCGATGAAGGTACTTCGTGCCCGTGTCTATGACAAATTCCAGCAGGAAGCACAGGCGGAGTATGACCAGGTTCGTAAATCTGCTGTAGGTACAGGGGACCGCTCCGAGCGCATCCGTACGTACAACTTCCCGCAAAATCGCGTGACCGACCACCGCATCGGCCTGACGATCCAGAAGCTTGACCAGATCCTTCAGGGCAAGATGGATGAAATCATCGAAGCGCTTATTATGGAAGACCAGTCTCAAAGACTTGAGAGTGCGAACAATGACTAA
- the prmC gene encoding peptide chain release factor N(5)-glutamine methyltransferase, whose product MTNVKIFEALNWASSFLKEHNREEFAGELLLRHYSGLSRTSMLAMMRDELDGEVWAAFQDAVKRHAAGEPIQYIMGSEEFYGRSFNVNEHVLIPRPETEELVHGTLQRLDRLFPENGQIDLVDVGTGCGAISVTLKLEKPEMKVTAVDLSKDALQVARENASQLSAEIEFLHGDLLQPLILQGKKVHAVISNPPYIPVSDQEWMSDIVTEHEPHMALFAGEDGLDLYRRFMDELPLVLKEKALVGFEIGAGQGEAVRALLEKTFPHARVEVVFDINGKDRMVFAEMDSLKKGVRFFQNY is encoded by the coding sequence ATGACTAATGTGAAAATATTTGAAGCCCTCAATTGGGCTTCTTCTTTTTTAAAAGAACATAATCGCGAGGAGTTCGCCGGTGAACTTTTGCTCCGGCACTATTCCGGATTGTCCCGTACGTCGATGCTTGCGATGATGCGCGACGAACTTGATGGAGAAGTGTGGGCCGCATTTCAGGATGCTGTAAAAAGGCATGCAGCTGGCGAACCGATTCAATATATCATGGGCAGCGAGGAGTTTTACGGCCGCTCCTTCAATGTAAATGAGCATGTGCTGATTCCCCGGCCGGAGACGGAGGAGCTTGTTCATGGAACGCTTCAGCGTTTGGATAGACTTTTTCCGGAGAATGGTCAAATTGACCTTGTCGATGTCGGCACCGGTTGCGGAGCAATTTCGGTTACCTTAAAGCTGGAAAAACCAGAAATGAAGGTAACAGCGGTTGATCTTTCAAAAGACGCCCTCCAGGTTGCCCGGGAAAATGCAAGTCAGCTGAGTGCAGAGATTGAATTTTTACACGGAGATCTCCTGCAGCCGCTCATTTTACAAGGCAAAAAAGTACATGCTGTCATCTCGAATCCTCCATATATTCCGGTTTCGGACCAGGAATGGATGTCAGACATTGTGACAGAACACGAGCCTCATATGGCGCTTTTTGCAGGCGAAGACGGACTGGACCTGTATCGCCGTTTCATGGACGAACTCCCGCTGGTATTGAAGGAGAAAGCCTTGGTCGGCTTTGAAATCGGCGCTGGCCAGGGTGAGGCAGTACGTGCGCTTCTGGAAAAAACCTTCCCGCATGCCAGGGTAGAGGTTGTCTTTGATATAAATGGCAAGGACCGGATGGTGTTTGCGGAAATGGACTCCCTAAAAAAAGGAGTCCGTTTTTTTCAAAATTACTAG
- the spoIIR gene encoding stage II sporulation protein R, with the protein MKKSAAILYIFLLCAGTILSLYIPKNEVTAKEAMVIPNEAIRLRILADSDLEKDQNIKRLIRDEVNKEITNWVQELTSIEEARNVIKSKLPEIQAIAEEVIAAEGSNHPVKTEFDKVQFPTKLYGQLLYPAGEYEAILITIGEGEGANWWCVLYPPLCFLDFSNGEATSEGFDENDDKGAVKADAEDESADIKLDDEKQSKKGKKTVYEGGEEEEVEVAFFLVEIWNRIFG; encoded by the coding sequence ATGAAAAAATCAGCCGCTATTTTATACATATTCTTATTATGTGCAGGGACTATTCTAAGTTTATATATTCCAAAAAATGAAGTGACCGCGAAGGAAGCGATGGTCATCCCGAATGAGGCGATTCGCCTGAGGATCCTCGCTGACAGTGATCTGGAAAAGGATCAGAATATCAAACGTCTGATCCGCGACGAAGTGAACAAAGAAATCACGAACTGGGTTCAGGAGCTGACTTCGATTGAAGAAGCGAGGAACGTCATCAAATCCAAGCTGCCAGAAATCCAGGCAATCGCTGAAGAAGTTATCGCAGCTGAAGGGTCAAATCATCCTGTAAAAACTGAGTTTGATAAAGTGCAGTTTCCTACTAAATTATATGGGCAGCTGCTCTACCCGGCAGGTGAGTACGAAGCAATCTTGATCACGATTGGTGAAGGCGAAGGCGCGAACTGGTGGTGCGTCCTGTATCCGCCACTATGCTTCCTTGACTTCTCGAATGGCGAAGCAACAAGCGAAGGCTTCGACGAAAACGATGACAAAGGCGCTGTAAAAGCTGACGCTGAAGACGAGTCAGCCGATATCAAGCTTGATGACGAAAAACAAAGCAAAAAAGGTAAAAAAACAGTATATGAAGGCGGCGAAGAAGAAGAAGTTGAGGTAGCCTTCTTCCTCGTCGAGATTTGGAACAGGATTTTCGGATAA
- a CDS encoding cupin domain-containing protein, giving the protein MERQTLKQYQEFSEERFTKRIVFKKGESTVFLLNFMPEQELPKHTHPGTEVFILTLQGEGTFTIDGEAVVAAANETVHVSGTEELAYKNTGSEPVTLYVMLNKIPDERFAQNI; this is encoded by the coding sequence ATGGAAAGACAGACATTAAAACAATACCAAGAATTTAGCGAAGAACGTTTTACAAAGAGGATCGTTTTTAAAAAAGGCGAAAGCACCGTGTTCTTGTTGAACTTCATGCCAGAACAAGAGCTGCCAAAGCACACACATCCAGGAACAGAAGTTTTTATCCTAACTTTGCAGGGCGAAGGCACTTTCACGATTGACGGTGAAGCCGTAGTAGCTGCAGCAAACGAAACCGTCCACGTGAGCGGAACAGAAGAGCTTGCCTATAAGAACACAGGGTCAGAGCCAGTCACACTTTATGTGATGCTCAACAAGATTCCGGATGAGAGATTTGCGCAGAACATTTAA
- a CDS encoding globin domain-containing protein, protein MEIKTIYDRIGGDESIRKIVDTFYPKVYENEELSPLFEGDMDEIKRKQWMFLTQLTGGGALYSEEFGPPNMRVRHMPFEITPLRAKAWLKLMHETLTETGLIETDGGKALFERLSQIAPIMINKQ, encoded by the coding sequence ATGGAAATAAAAACGATATATGACCGGATCGGCGGAGATGAATCAATCCGCAAGATTGTGGATACGTTTTATCCAAAGGTTTATGAAAATGAAGAACTCAGCCCTTTGTTTGAAGGGGATATGGACGAAATCAAGCGAAAGCAATGGATGTTCCTCACGCAGCTGACCGGCGGCGGCGCACTATACAGCGAGGAATTCGGGCCGCCCAATATGAGAGTGAGACATATGCCATTCGAAATTACACCGCTGCGCGCGAAGGCCTGGCTGAAGCTGATGCATGAAACACTTACGGAAACGGGCTTGATCGAAACCGACGGCGGAAAGGCCCTGTTCGAGCGTTTGAGCCAGATTGCACCAATCATGATTAACAAACAATAA
- a CDS encoding KGG domain-containing protein yields the protein MAKNNNNDKMSREERGRMGGKATSQNYGSEFYQEIGRKGGKATSENHNQDFYQEIGRKGGEATAGSHNSEFYQEIGKKGGESTSESHDKNFYQEIGRKGGNARNNNN from the coding sequence ATGGCGAAAAACAATAACAATGATAAGATGTCACGTGAAGAACGAGGACGCATGGGCGGCAAAGCAACAAGCCAAAACTATGGCAGCGAATTCTATCAGGAAATCGGCCGTAAAGGCGGCAAAGCAACTTCCGAAAATCACAATCAAGATTTCTATCAGGAAATTGGCCGCAAAGGCGGAGAGGCTACTGCTGGGAGCCATAACAGCGAATTCTACCAGGAAATCGGGAAAAAAGGCGGCGAATCTACATCAGAAAGCCACGACAAGAACTTCTATCAGGAAATCGGCCGCAAAGGCGGCAATGCCCGCAACAACAATAACTAA
- a CDS encoding GNAT family N-acetyltransferase, with protein MTWKIRSAYQKDVPKLEAFLTKAGVSADGLNDFIENFSLMENQDGELKACLGVEPVDKAGLLRSFVVSPQIGQPDLMLLFKRAFLTAKNQELDELYLVTNKMSAVSFFSGFGFEMVNQSELPQALLEKSHIKQVLTVDNSAIMKIIL; from the coding sequence ATGACATGGAAAATCAGAAGTGCTTATCAAAAGGATGTACCAAAGCTCGAGGCTTTTTTAACAAAGGCAGGAGTAAGCGCGGATGGATTGAATGATTTCATCGAAAACTTTTCACTGATGGAAAACCAGGACGGCGAGCTTAAGGCATGCCTTGGAGTAGAACCGGTGGATAAAGCAGGACTGCTTCGCTCATTTGTCGTTTCCCCGCAAATTGGCCAGCCTGATTTGATGCTTCTTTTTAAACGGGCATTCCTGACAGCGAAAAATCAGGAGCTTGATGAGCTTTATCTGGTTACTAACAAGATGAGTGCGGTTTCCTTCTTCAGCGGTTTCGGTTTTGAAATGGTAAATCAATCAGAGCTCCCGCAGGCTCTCCTTGAAAAAAGCCATATAAAACAAGTTCTAACTGTGGATAACTCCGCAATTATGAAAATAATTCTGTGA
- a CDS encoding manganese efflux pump MntP, with protein sequence MTAIAGEVFTLLLMAFALGMDAFSVGLGMGMFRLTKRHIFKIGVTIGLFHVWMPLLGMVAGRFLSEQFGAIAGYIGGLLLIVLGVQMIWASFKEDETSLITPVGKGLFIFALSVSLDSFSVGLTLGIYGARTLLVLICFGAAAMVLTWAGLLVGKRVQGWLGTYSEALGGSILLAFGLKLLLPL encoded by the coding sequence ATGACTGCAATAGCCGGCGAAGTATTCACATTGTTGTTGATGGCATTCGCGTTGGGTATGGATGCTTTTTCCGTAGGTCTCGGAATGGGCATGTTCAGACTGACGAAAAGGCATATATTTAAAATCGGCGTCACAATTGGTTTATTCCATGTGTGGATGCCGCTGCTGGGAATGGTGGCTGGGAGATTTTTGTCCGAGCAGTTCGGAGCAATAGCTGGATATATTGGCGGCCTGCTTCTGATTGTGCTGGGTGTCCAGATGATCTGGGCAAGCTTCAAGGAAGATGAGACAAGCTTGATTACCCCGGTTGGCAAGGGTTTATTTATTTTTGCCCTCAGCGTCAGCCTGGACAGCTTCTCAGTAGGACTGACACTTGGAATTTACGGCGCCAGGACGCTGCTTGTACTGATCTGTTTTGGTGCAGCGGCAATGGTCCTTACGTGGGCAGGTCTCCTGGTCGGAAAAAGAGTGCAGGGATGGCTAGGTACATACAGTGAGGCATTGGGCGGCAGTATCTTGCTCGCATTCGGTCTTAAATTGCTGCTTCCTCTATAA
- a CDS encoding low molecular weight protein arginine phosphatase, translated as MARILFVCTGNTCRSPMAEAILKSKQLTGVEVKSAGVYAPNGAEASVNAKTVLEENHISHDHRSSTLTKENIDWATLVLTMTQSHKGLILSQYPDAGDKTFTLKEFADEKGNLDVADPFGGNEQIYREAFEEIQKNIERIMDKIR; from the coding sequence ATGGCGCGCATTTTATTCGTCTGTACCGGAAACACATGCCGCAGCCCGATGGCGGAAGCGATTTTAAAAAGCAAGCAGCTGACTGGGGTCGAGGTGAAATCAGCAGGAGTATATGCCCCGAATGGTGCGGAGGCTTCTGTCAACGCGAAGACCGTGCTCGAGGAAAACCATATCAGCCATGATCATCGCTCCTCGACATTAACGAAAGAAAACATCGACTGGGCAACTTTGGTCCTGACGATGACACAGAGTCACAAAGGCTTGATCTTGAGCCAGTATCCAGACGCTGGGGATAAAACTTTCACATTGAAAGAATTCGCTGATGAAAAGGGAAACCTGGATGTGGCAGACCCATTTGGCGGCAATGAACAAATTTATCGCGAAGCTTTTGAAGAAATTCAAAAAAATATTGAAAGAATCATGGATAAAATCCGATAA
- a CDS encoding methyl-accepting chemotaxis protein: MGLRKKLVMLTTVLAIITYSTSAFFIYFLYPIVQNFLGINSVVYTASILGMGIFWSGLLAYMAAGLITKPLQKLEQSAIKAAQGEIGEDTEVSKSDDEIRSLGLAFNHMLANLREMVSQIDSNFKETNDKVIQISGQSAQASEQASIISTTIKEIAAGADSSALSTQTTAESVDEVIRIAEDVQEKARTSESISVEMVKDLQESKNAIHSLISGIETLANDNRESLGTVKRLEENATKVEQIIQLVGDIAAQTNLLALNASIEAARAGEHGKGFAVVAEEVRKLADQSADAVQGISELIQNIQSEVQNVVGQISRQVETANGEAKKGEKTNQVIDAMTSTIHEMADVIHTIAALVETQMETIQHTSTQSQEMAAIAEETSAGAISVASAAEQQAEVIANVEELAVELKNQAEKLKGTITKFSL, encoded by the coding sequence ATGGGATTAAGAAAGAAATTGGTCATGCTGACGACAGTGTTGGCGATCATCACTTATTCAACAAGCGCATTTTTCATTTACTTTCTTTATCCTATTGTTCAAAACTTCTTGGGGATCAATTCGGTCGTTTATACGGCGTCCATTCTTGGAATGGGGATTTTCTGGTCAGGCCTGCTAGCGTATATGGCTGCTGGTTTGATTACCAAGCCTTTGCAAAAGCTCGAGCAGTCTGCAATAAAAGCAGCTCAGGGCGAAATTGGCGAGGATACAGAAGTTTCGAAATCGGATGACGAGATCCGCTCTCTGGGACTGGCTTTTAATCATATGCTCGCAAACCTGCGTGAAATGGTCAGCCAGATTGATAGCAACTTCAAAGAAACCAATGACAAAGTCATCCAGATTTCCGGGCAATCAGCGCAAGCATCTGAGCAGGCGTCCATCATCTCGACAACGATCAAAGAGATTGCCGCTGGGGCGGATTCTTCAGCATTGTCTACACAGACAACAGCAGAGTCTGTCGATGAAGTTATTCGCATCGCAGAGGATGTCCAGGAAAAAGCGCGTACATCTGAATCCATCTCTGTGGAAATGGTGAAAGACTTGCAAGAATCGAAGAATGCAATCCATTCACTGATTTCCGGCATAGAGACACTGGCGAATGATAACCGCGAATCGCTTGGTACGGTAAAGCGTTTAGAAGAAAACGCGACAAAAGTTGAACAAATCATCCAGCTTGTTGGCGACATCGCAGCACAGACGAATTTGCTCGCCTTGAACGCATCGATTGAAGCAGCTAGGGCTGGCGAGCACGGCAAAGGATTTGCTGTCGTTGCCGAAGAAGTGAGGAAGCTTGCTGACCAGAGTGCGGACGCGGTCCAGGGGATTTCAGAACTGATCCAGAACATCCAGTCTGAAGTCCAGAATGTGGTCGGCCAGATCAGCAGACAGGTTGAAACTGCCAACGGAGAAGCAAAGAAAGGCGAGAAAACGAATCAGGTGATCGACGCGATGACCTCAACGATTCATGAAATGGCAGATGTCATCCATACGATTGCCGCACTGGTTGAAACCCAAATGGAAACAATCCAGCACACTTCCACCCAATCGCAGGAAATGGCGGCGATCGCAGAAGAAACCTCCGCCGGAGCGATCAGCGTAGCATCAGCAGCTGAGCAGCAGGCAGAAGTCATCGCGAATGTCGAAGAACTGGCGGTTGAACTGAAAAATCAAGCTGAAAAATTAAAAGGTACGATTACGAAGTTTTCATTATAG
- the rpiB gene encoding ribose 5-phosphate isomerase B, translated as MKVAIASDHGGVNIREEIKNLMDEMNIQYEDFGCECGTSVDYPDYALPVAEKVANGEFDKGILICGTGIGMSIAANKVKGIRCALVHDVFSAKATRQHNDSNVLAMGERVIGPGLAREIAAVWLSEEYEGGRHENRVGKIKDYENK; from the coding sequence ATGAAAGTTGCTATTGCTTCAGACCATGGCGGAGTGAATATCCGCGAAGAAATTAAGAATTTGATGGATGAAATGAATATTCAGTATGAAGATTTCGGCTGTGAATGCGGTACATCTGTTGACTATCCGGACTATGCGCTTCCAGTTGCTGAGAAAGTGGCGAACGGAGAGTTTGATAAAGGAATCCTGATTTGCGGAACGGGCATTGGCATGAGCATCGCCGCGAACAAGGTAAAAGGAATCCGCTGTGCGCTTGTGCATGACGTCTTCAGTGCAAAAGCGACACGCCAGCATAATGACAGCAATGTCCTTGCGATGGGAGAGCGAGTAATTGGACCTGGCCTGGCACGTGAAATCGCAGCCGTTTGGCTTTCGGAAGAGTACGAAGGTGGGCGCCACGAAAACCGCGTCGGTAAAATAAAAGATTACGAAAATAAATAG
- a CDS encoding TIGR01440 family protein produces MEALQLSIEQWRAELNSILTEFNEQVQLKKGQVLVVGCSTSEIIGQRIGTAGTDEVAEMVFRQLRELQSKTGVQLAFQCCEHLNRAIVVERETAKKKQLDEVTVIPVRNAGGAMAAYAYKNLEDAVVVEFIKADAGIDIGDTLIGMQMKHVAVPVRVQQKSIGHAHVTLAKTRPKLIGGARAVYEHTPENESC; encoded by the coding sequence ATGGAGGCGTTACAACTGTCTATCGAACAATGGAGAGCAGAATTGAACTCCATCCTTACTGAATTTAATGAGCAAGTTCAGCTAAAAAAAGGCCAGGTGCTGGTCGTTGGCTGCAGCACGAGTGAAATCATTGGCCAGCGGATTGGCACAGCTGGTACAGATGAGGTTGCCGAAATGGTCTTCAGGCAGCTCCGCGAACTGCAGTCAAAAACAGGTGTCCAGCTGGCGTTCCAGTGCTGCGAGCATTTGAACCGGGCGATTGTCGTCGAGCGGGAAACGGCCAAAAAGAAGCAGCTGGATGAAGTGACCGTGATTCCGGTGAGGAATGCGGGCGGAGCGATGGCAGCTTACGCGTACAAAAATCTTGAGGACGCTGTGGTTGTCGAATTCATCAAGGCTGATGCAGGCATTGATATTGGTGACACGCTGATTGGTATGCAAATGAAGCATGTCGCTGTGCCTGTACGAGTTCAGCAAAAAAGCATTGGTCATGCGCATGTTACTCTGGCGAAAACAAGACCAAAGCTGATCGGCGGCGCTCGTGCGGTTTATGAGCATACGCCGGAAAACGAATCTTGCTGA
- the wecB gene encoding non-hydrolyzing UDP-N-acetylglucosamine 2-epimerase, protein MTIFGTRPEAIKMAPLVLELQKHPEHFESIVTVTAQHRQMLDQVLNIFNITPDHDLNIMKDRQTLIDVTTRGLEGLDKVMKEVKPDIVLVHGDTTTTFVASLAAYYNQIVVGHVEAGLRTWNKYSPFPEEMNRQLTGVMADLHFAPTSKSAANLLQENKSEENIFVTGNTAIDALKTTVKETYQHEVLDKLGDSRLILMTAHRRENLGEPMRNMFRAIKRIVDEQRDVQVVYPVHLNPVVRELADEVLGNDPRIHLIEPLDVIDFHNFASRAHLILTDSGGVQEEAPSLGVPVLVLRDTTERPEGIEAGTLKLAGNEEQPIYQMATELLTDQEAYEKMAKASNPYGDGRASERICEAIQYYFKRTENRPEQY, encoded by the coding sequence ATGACGATTTTTGGGACACGCCCGGAAGCGATCAAAATGGCGCCACTTGTCCTCGAATTACAGAAACACCCTGAACACTTTGAATCAATCGTAACGGTAACCGCCCAGCACCGCCAAATGCTGGACCAGGTTTTGAATATTTTCAATATCACGCCAGACCATGACCTCAACATCATGAAGGATCGCCAGACATTGATTGATGTAACGACAAGAGGTTTGGAAGGTCTGGATAAAGTTATGAAGGAAGTCAAGCCGGACATCGTCCTTGTGCATGGAGATACGACAACCACATTTGTGGCAAGCCTAGCGGCGTATTACAATCAGATTGTTGTCGGCCATGTCGAGGCGGGCTTGAGAACGTGGAATAAATATTCTCCGTTCCCTGAAGAAATGAACCGTCAGCTGACAGGAGTAATGGCAGATCTTCATTTTGCCCCAACTTCTAAATCAGCGGCTAATTTGCTGCAGGAAAACAAATCTGAAGAAAACATCTTCGTAACTGGTAACACGGCAATTGATGCGCTAAAGACAACGGTAAAAGAAACTTATCAGCACGAAGTTCTCGATAAGCTTGGCGACAGCCGCTTGATCCTGATGACGGCACACCGCCGTGAAAACCTTGGCGAGCCAATGCGCAATATGTTCCGCGCTATCAAGAGAATCGTCGATGAGCAGCGTGATGTACAAGTTGTTTATCCTGTTCACTTAAACCCTGTGGTCCGTGAACTGGCGGATGAAGTGTTGGGCAATGACCCGCGCATCCATCTGATCGAGCCTCTTGACGTCATTGATTTCCATAACTTCGCGTCACGCGCGCATCTTATCCTGACTGATTCAGGAGGCGTGCAGGAAGAAGCACCGTCATTAGGTGTGCCAGTACTGGTCCTGCGCGACACAACAGAGCGTCCGGAGGGGATCGAAGCAGGAACACTGAAGCTTGCTGGTAACGAAGAGCAGCCGATTTACCAAATGGCAACAGAATTGCTGACAGACCAGGAAGCCTATGAAAAAATGGCCAAAGCATCGAATCCATATGGCGATGGCCGCGCATCCGAACGCATTTGTGAAGCCATTCAATATTACTTCAAACGGACAGAAAATCGACCTGAACAATATTAA